The following are encoded together in the Glycine max cultivar Williams 82 chromosome 8, Glycine_max_v4.0, whole genome shotgun sequence genome:
- the LOC100789949 gene encoding phosphatidylinositol 4-phosphate 5-kinase 7 isoform X3, with the protein MEDSERFEEKSFSNGDVYIGKIKGMLPHGKGKYTWSDGAVYEGDWVNGKMTGKGLITWPTGAKYEGEFSGGYLHGHGTFTHSTGCIYTGGWRMDAHHGIGRKEYSNSDVYEGLWKEGIREGCGRYSWENGNTYIGNWKSGKIDGRGVMKWANGDIFDGCWLNGLKHGSGVYRFADGGLYIGTWSKGLKDGKGTFYPAGSKQPSLKKLCSLNSDDSRLLLNMEKHTAPKQKFTRSFSEKISVSGRSKSSRQISHRTSSLDANCILQDPAGGCICRDSSPTLSQTFNESQSEATSVNSLVYEREYMQGVLIMERIRNYSEMPHKNKRQNKYSVKQVKKGSWIDIFGGSRSYYLKLNLQLGIRYTVGKITPVPAREVRSSDFGDRARIRMYFPKEGSQLTPPHCSIDFYWKDYCPMVFRNLREMFKLDAAEYMMSICGDSGLRDISSPGKSGSIFFLSQDDRFVIKTLKKYELKVMLNMLPKYYHHVGSYENTLITKFFGLHRITLRGGKKVRFVVMGNMFCTELHIHRRYDLKGSTQGRYTKEDKINSNTTLKDLDLKYEFHMDKKLRESLFKQISLDCMFLESQHIIDYSLLLGLHFRAPENLKALVEPPRLMQLPHSLPSEDDAHKQGEQLIIPKGLLLVAHEPSFVNTAPGPHIRGNTLRAYSIGDKQVDLLLPGTARLRVQLGVNMPAQATRKLQGDKVEESEVELFEVYDVVLYMGIIDILQEYTVKKKLEHACKSLQYDPMTISVVEPKTYAERFINFMEKKVFPEPETS; encoded by the exons ATGGAGGACAGTGAAAG gtttgaagaAAAGTCATTTTCAAATGGGGATGTCTACATTGGTAAAATCAAGGGCATGCTTCCCCATGGCAAAGGAAAGTACACATGGTCAGATGGAGCAGTATATGAAGGTGATTGGGTAAATGGGAAAATGACGGGGAAAGGACTGATTACATGGCCAACAGGAGCAAAGTATGAGGGTGAATTCTCTGGGGGATATCTTCATGGTCATGGCACCTTTACACATTCTACTGGCTGCATTTATACAGGTGGCTGGAGGATGGATGCTCATCATGGGATTGGACGAAAGGAGTATTCCAATTCAGATGTATATGAAGGTTTATGGAAAGAAGGAATTCGTGAAGGCTGCGGAAGGTATTCTTGGGAGAATGGAAATACATATATTGGGAATTGGAAAAGTGGGAAAATAGATGGCAGAGGGGTTATGAAGTGGGCTAATGGTGATATTTTTGACGGTTGTTGGTTAAATGGACTTAAACATGGATCTGGAGTTTATAGATTTGCTGATGGGGGGCTTTATATTGGGACATGGAGTAAGGGCCTAAAGGATGGAAAAGGAACATTCTATCCTGCTGGTAGTAAACAACCATCTCTAAAGAAGTTGTGCTCTCTTAACAGCGATGATAGTCGTTTGTTATTGAATATGGAAAAACATACAGctccaaaacaaaaatttacacgTAGTTTTTCTGAAAAGATTTCTGTCAGTGGTAGATCAAAAAGTTCTCGTCAAATATCTCACAGGACTTCATCATTAGATGCTAACTGTATCCTTCAAGATCCTGCTGGAGGTTGCATATGTCGCGATTCTTCACCCACATTATCGCAGACTTTTAATGAAAGTCAATCTGAGGCAACTAGTGTTAACTCTTTGGTTTACGAAAGGGAATACATGCAGGGAGTTCTAATTATGGAGAGAATTAGGAATTATTCTGAAATGCCACATAAAAACAAACGTCAAAATAAGTATAGTGTGAAGCAAGTTAAGAAGGGTTCATGGATTGATATTTTTGGAGGCAGCCGAAGCTATTATTTGAAGCTTAATTTGCAGCTTGGCATCAG GTACACTGTTGGAAAAATTACACCAGTGCCTGCACGTGAAGTTCGGTCATCTGATTTTGGAGATCGAGCTAGGATAAGGATGTACTTCCCCAAGGAGGGTTCACAGTTGACTCCTCCACATTGTTCTATAGACTTCTATTGGAAGGATTATTGCCCTATGGTCTTCAG GAATTTGAGAGAGATGTTCAAATTAGATGCTGCAGAGTACATGATGTCCATTTGTGGTGATTCTGGTCTAAGGGATATATCTTCACCTGGAAAAAGTGGcagcatattctttctttctcaaGATGATAGATTCGTGATAAAGACACTGAAAAAATATGAACTAAAG gTTATGCTCAATATGCTTCCTAAATATTACCATCATGTAGGAAGTTATGAGAATACTCTTATTACAAAATTCTTTGGTCTCCATCGAATAACACTAAGAGGTGGGAAAAAG GTACGATTTGTGGTCATGGGGAATATGTTTTGCACAGAACTTCATATCCACCGTCGTTATGATCTGAAGGGGTCTACTCAAGGAAGATAtacaaaagaagataaaattaatagCAATACAACATTGAAAGATCTTgatctaaaatatgaatttcataTGGATAAAAAATTACGAGAATCCCTATTCAA ACAAATTTCTCTAGACTGCATGTTCTTGGAGTCTCAGCACATAATTGATTACAGCCTTCTGTTGGGATTACATTTTAGAGCTCCGGAGAATTTAAAGGCCTTAGTGGAACCTCCCAGACTAATGCAGCTTCCACATAGCTTACCCTCTGAAGATG ATGCACACAAACAAGGGGAGCAGTTGATTATTCCTAAAGGCTTGTTATTAGTTGCTCATGAACCTAGCTTTGTGAACACTGCACCTGGACCCCACATTAGAGGAAATACATTGAGGGCATACTCCATAGGTGACAAGCAAGTTGATCTTTTACTTCCTGGTACTGCAAG GCTGAGGGTGCAATTAGGAGTAAACATGCCGGCTCAAGCAACACGCAAACTTCAGGGGGATAAGGTGGAGGAATCAGAAGTAGAGCTTTTTGAGGTTTATGATGTGGTGCTATACATGGGCATAATTGATATATTGCAAGAATACACTGTGAAAAAGAAACTTGAGCATGCCTGCAAATCACTGCAATATGACCCTATGACTATATCAGTGGTGGAACCAAAGACATATGCTGAACGTTTCATCAATTTCATGGAGAAAAAAGTTTTCCCGGAGCCAGAGACTTCttga
- the LOC100789949 gene encoding phosphatidylinositol 4-phosphate 5-kinase 7 isoform X2, with amino-acid sequence MEDSERCRFEEKSFSNGDVYIGKIKGMLPHGKGKYTWSDGAVYEGDWVNGKMTGKGLITWPTGAKYEGEFSGGYLHGHGTFTHSTGCIYTGGWRMDAHHGIGRKEYSNSDVYEGLWKEGIREGCGRYSWENGNTYIGNWKSGKIDGRGVMKWANGDIFDGCWLNGLKHGSGVYRFADGGLYIGTWSKGLKDGKGTFYPAGSKQPSLKKLCSLNSDDSRLLLNMEKHTAPKQKFTRSFSEKISVSGRSKSSRQISHRTSSLDANCILQDPAGGCICRDSSPTLSQTFNESQSEATSVNSLVYEREYMQGVLIMERIRNYSEMPHKNKRQNKYSVKQVKKGSWIDIFGGSRSYYLKLNLQLGIRYTVGKITPVPAREVRSSDFGDRARIRMYFPKEGSQLTPPHCSIDFYWKDYCPMVFRNLREMFKLDAAEYMMSICGDSGLRDISSPGKSGSIFFLSQDDRFVIKTLKKYELKVMLNMLPKYYHHVGSYENTLITKFFGLHRITLRGGKKVRFVVMGNMFCTELHIHRRYDLKGSTQGRYTKEDKINSNTTLKDLDLKYEFHMDKKLRESLFKQISLDCMFLESQHIIDYSLLLGLHFRAPENLKALVEPPRLMQLPHSLPSEDDAHKQGEQLIIPKGLLLVAHEPSFVNTAPGPHIRGNTLRAYSIGDKQVDLLLPGTARLRVQLGVNMPAQATRKLQGDKVEESEVELFEVYDVVLYMGIIDILQEYTVKKKLEHACKSLQYDPMTISVVEPKTYAERFINFMEKKVFPEPETS; translated from the exons ATGGAGGACAGTGAAAG gtgtaggtttgaagaAAAGTCATTTTCAAATGGGGATGTCTACATTGGTAAAATCAAGGGCATGCTTCCCCATGGCAAAGGAAAGTACACATGGTCAGATGGAGCAGTATATGAAGGTGATTGGGTAAATGGGAAAATGACGGGGAAAGGACTGATTACATGGCCAACAGGAGCAAAGTATGAGGGTGAATTCTCTGGGGGATATCTTCATGGTCATGGCACCTTTACACATTCTACTGGCTGCATTTATACAGGTGGCTGGAGGATGGATGCTCATCATGGGATTGGACGAAAGGAGTATTCCAATTCAGATGTATATGAAGGTTTATGGAAAGAAGGAATTCGTGAAGGCTGCGGAAGGTATTCTTGGGAGAATGGAAATACATATATTGGGAATTGGAAAAGTGGGAAAATAGATGGCAGAGGGGTTATGAAGTGGGCTAATGGTGATATTTTTGACGGTTGTTGGTTAAATGGACTTAAACATGGATCTGGAGTTTATAGATTTGCTGATGGGGGGCTTTATATTGGGACATGGAGTAAGGGCCTAAAGGATGGAAAAGGAACATTCTATCCTGCTGGTAGTAAACAACCATCTCTAAAGAAGTTGTGCTCTCTTAACAGCGATGATAGTCGTTTGTTATTGAATATGGAAAAACATACAGctccaaaacaaaaatttacacgTAGTTTTTCTGAAAAGATTTCTGTCAGTGGTAGATCAAAAAGTTCTCGTCAAATATCTCACAGGACTTCATCATTAGATGCTAACTGTATCCTTCAAGATCCTGCTGGAGGTTGCATATGTCGCGATTCTTCACCCACATTATCGCAGACTTTTAATGAAAGTCAATCTGAGGCAACTAGTGTTAACTCTTTGGTTTACGAAAGGGAATACATGCAGGGAGTTCTAATTATGGAGAGAATTAGGAATTATTCTGAAATGCCACATAAAAACAAACGTCAAAATAAGTATAGTGTGAAGCAAGTTAAGAAGGGTTCATGGATTGATATTTTTGGAGGCAGCCGAAGCTATTATTTGAAGCTTAATTTGCAGCTTGGCATCAG GTACACTGTTGGAAAAATTACACCAGTGCCTGCACGTGAAGTTCGGTCATCTGATTTTGGAGATCGAGCTAGGATAAGGATGTACTTCCCCAAGGAGGGTTCACAGTTGACTCCTCCACATTGTTCTATAGACTTCTATTGGAAGGATTATTGCCCTATGGTCTTCAG GAATTTGAGAGAGATGTTCAAATTAGATGCTGCAGAGTACATGATGTCCATTTGTGGTGATTCTGGTCTAAGGGATATATCTTCACCTGGAAAAAGTGGcagcatattctttctttctcaaGATGATAGATTCGTGATAAAGACACTGAAAAAATATGAACTAAAG gTTATGCTCAATATGCTTCCTAAATATTACCATCATGTAGGAAGTTATGAGAATACTCTTATTACAAAATTCTTTGGTCTCCATCGAATAACACTAAGAGGTGGGAAAAAG GTACGATTTGTGGTCATGGGGAATATGTTTTGCACAGAACTTCATATCCACCGTCGTTATGATCTGAAGGGGTCTACTCAAGGAAGATAtacaaaagaagataaaattaatagCAATACAACATTGAAAGATCTTgatctaaaatatgaatttcataTGGATAAAAAATTACGAGAATCCCTATTCAA ACAAATTTCTCTAGACTGCATGTTCTTGGAGTCTCAGCACATAATTGATTACAGCCTTCTGTTGGGATTACATTTTAGAGCTCCGGAGAATTTAAAGGCCTTAGTGGAACCTCCCAGACTAATGCAGCTTCCACATAGCTTACCCTCTGAAGATG ATGCACACAAACAAGGGGAGCAGTTGATTATTCCTAAAGGCTTGTTATTAGTTGCTCATGAACCTAGCTTTGTGAACACTGCACCTGGACCCCACATTAGAGGAAATACATTGAGGGCATACTCCATAGGTGACAAGCAAGTTGATCTTTTACTTCCTGGTACTGCAAG GCTGAGGGTGCAATTAGGAGTAAACATGCCGGCTCAAGCAACACGCAAACTTCAGGGGGATAAGGTGGAGGAATCAGAAGTAGAGCTTTTTGAGGTTTATGATGTGGTGCTATACATGGGCATAATTGATATATTGCAAGAATACACTGTGAAAAAGAAACTTGAGCATGCCTGCAAATCACTGCAATATGACCCTATGACTATATCAGTGGTGGAACCAAAGACATATGCTGAACGTTTCATCAATTTCATGGAGAAAAAAGTTTTCCCGGAGCCAGAGACTTCttga
- the LOC100789949 gene encoding phosphatidylinositol 4-phosphate 5-kinase 7 isoform X1: MLFLHSVLLECTMTSLSLVRCRFEEKSFSNGDVYIGKIKGMLPHGKGKYTWSDGAVYEGDWVNGKMTGKGLITWPTGAKYEGEFSGGYLHGHGTFTHSTGCIYTGGWRMDAHHGIGRKEYSNSDVYEGLWKEGIREGCGRYSWENGNTYIGNWKSGKIDGRGVMKWANGDIFDGCWLNGLKHGSGVYRFADGGLYIGTWSKGLKDGKGTFYPAGSKQPSLKKLCSLNSDDSRLLLNMEKHTAPKQKFTRSFSEKISVSGRSKSSRQISHRTSSLDANCILQDPAGGCICRDSSPTLSQTFNESQSEATSVNSLVYEREYMQGVLIMERIRNYSEMPHKNKRQNKYSVKQVKKGSWIDIFGGSRSYYLKLNLQLGIRYTVGKITPVPAREVRSSDFGDRARIRMYFPKEGSQLTPPHCSIDFYWKDYCPMVFRNLREMFKLDAAEYMMSICGDSGLRDISSPGKSGSIFFLSQDDRFVIKTLKKYELKVMLNMLPKYYHHVGSYENTLITKFFGLHRITLRGGKKVRFVVMGNMFCTELHIHRRYDLKGSTQGRYTKEDKINSNTTLKDLDLKYEFHMDKKLRESLFKQISLDCMFLESQHIIDYSLLLGLHFRAPENLKALVEPPRLMQLPHSLPSEDDAHKQGEQLIIPKGLLLVAHEPSFVNTAPGPHIRGNTLRAYSIGDKQVDLLLPGTARLRVQLGVNMPAQATRKLQGDKVEESEVELFEVYDVVLYMGIIDILQEYTVKKKLEHACKSLQYDPMTISVVEPKTYAERFINFMEKKVFPEPETS, translated from the exons atgttgtttttgcaTTCTGTTCTGCTTGAATGTACAATGACATCTCTGTCTCTTgtaaggtgtaggtttgaagaAAAGTCATTTTCAAATGGGGATGTCTACATTGGTAAAATCAAGGGCATGCTTCCCCATGGCAAAGGAAAGTACACATGGTCAGATGGAGCAGTATATGAAGGTGATTGGGTAAATGGGAAAATGACGGGGAAAGGACTGATTACATGGCCAACAGGAGCAAAGTATGAGGGTGAATTCTCTGGGGGATATCTTCATGGTCATGGCACCTTTACACATTCTACTGGCTGCATTTATACAGGTGGCTGGAGGATGGATGCTCATCATGGGATTGGACGAAAGGAGTATTCCAATTCAGATGTATATGAAGGTTTATGGAAAGAAGGAATTCGTGAAGGCTGCGGAAGGTATTCTTGGGAGAATGGAAATACATATATTGGGAATTGGAAAAGTGGGAAAATAGATGGCAGAGGGGTTATGAAGTGGGCTAATGGTGATATTTTTGACGGTTGTTGGTTAAATGGACTTAAACATGGATCTGGAGTTTATAGATTTGCTGATGGGGGGCTTTATATTGGGACATGGAGTAAGGGCCTAAAGGATGGAAAAGGAACATTCTATCCTGCTGGTAGTAAACAACCATCTCTAAAGAAGTTGTGCTCTCTTAACAGCGATGATAGTCGTTTGTTATTGAATATGGAAAAACATACAGctccaaaacaaaaatttacacgTAGTTTTTCTGAAAAGATTTCTGTCAGTGGTAGATCAAAAAGTTCTCGTCAAATATCTCACAGGACTTCATCATTAGATGCTAACTGTATCCTTCAAGATCCTGCTGGAGGTTGCATATGTCGCGATTCTTCACCCACATTATCGCAGACTTTTAATGAAAGTCAATCTGAGGCAACTAGTGTTAACTCTTTGGTTTACGAAAGGGAATACATGCAGGGAGTTCTAATTATGGAGAGAATTAGGAATTATTCTGAAATGCCACATAAAAACAAACGTCAAAATAAGTATAGTGTGAAGCAAGTTAAGAAGGGTTCATGGATTGATATTTTTGGAGGCAGCCGAAGCTATTATTTGAAGCTTAATTTGCAGCTTGGCATCAG GTACACTGTTGGAAAAATTACACCAGTGCCTGCACGTGAAGTTCGGTCATCTGATTTTGGAGATCGAGCTAGGATAAGGATGTACTTCCCCAAGGAGGGTTCACAGTTGACTCCTCCACATTGTTCTATAGACTTCTATTGGAAGGATTATTGCCCTATGGTCTTCAG GAATTTGAGAGAGATGTTCAAATTAGATGCTGCAGAGTACATGATGTCCATTTGTGGTGATTCTGGTCTAAGGGATATATCTTCACCTGGAAAAAGTGGcagcatattctttctttctcaaGATGATAGATTCGTGATAAAGACACTGAAAAAATATGAACTAAAG gTTATGCTCAATATGCTTCCTAAATATTACCATCATGTAGGAAGTTATGAGAATACTCTTATTACAAAATTCTTTGGTCTCCATCGAATAACACTAAGAGGTGGGAAAAAG GTACGATTTGTGGTCATGGGGAATATGTTTTGCACAGAACTTCATATCCACCGTCGTTATGATCTGAAGGGGTCTACTCAAGGAAGATAtacaaaagaagataaaattaatagCAATACAACATTGAAAGATCTTgatctaaaatatgaatttcataTGGATAAAAAATTACGAGAATCCCTATTCAA ACAAATTTCTCTAGACTGCATGTTCTTGGAGTCTCAGCACATAATTGATTACAGCCTTCTGTTGGGATTACATTTTAGAGCTCCGGAGAATTTAAAGGCCTTAGTGGAACCTCCCAGACTAATGCAGCTTCCACATAGCTTACCCTCTGAAGATG ATGCACACAAACAAGGGGAGCAGTTGATTATTCCTAAAGGCTTGTTATTAGTTGCTCATGAACCTAGCTTTGTGAACACTGCACCTGGACCCCACATTAGAGGAAATACATTGAGGGCATACTCCATAGGTGACAAGCAAGTTGATCTTTTACTTCCTGGTACTGCAAG GCTGAGGGTGCAATTAGGAGTAAACATGCCGGCTCAAGCAACACGCAAACTTCAGGGGGATAAGGTGGAGGAATCAGAAGTAGAGCTTTTTGAGGTTTATGATGTGGTGCTATACATGGGCATAATTGATATATTGCAAGAATACACTGTGAAAAAGAAACTTGAGCATGCCTGCAAATCACTGCAATATGACCCTATGACTATATCAGTGGTGGAACCAAAGACATATGCTGAACGTTTCATCAATTTCATGGAGAAAAAAGTTTTCCCGGAGCCAGAGACTTCttga